In a single window of the Pontibacter russatus genome:
- a CDS encoding efflux RND transporter periplasmic adaptor subunit — translation MKRYLNIYLLLLFIGISACQTGQHEQGEEAAAETTYTCPMHPQIVQSEPGTCPICHMDLVPVSQSGEKEGELMLSERQIALGNIKTARITPGDVASNTLLTGRLVLDETQTDVVSSRAQGRIEKLYIKENGQTVQKGQPLYELYSEELLTLQREYLLALKQHEELGKENPRFASFLEAARQKLRLYGLTEAQVRSLAKTENLDARVTFVSPTSGVVTEVAAAEGQYIAEGAVLYRLGKLDKIWVEAELYPQELDNVQAGDQVQVAVQGIAAGAVPAKVTFISPEYRQGSQVAVLRAELPNKDGQYLPGMQVNVTLPGKSGTALVVPTDAVVRDENGSHVWVQTGENTFQARMVTLGEAGTDNVAILSGVKENDEVVTSGAYLLYSEFVLKKGADPMAGHNH, via the coding sequence ATGAAACGATACCTGAACATATACCTGCTGCTGCTCTTCATCGGCATCAGCGCCTGCCAAACCGGGCAGCACGAGCAAGGCGAGGAGGCCGCAGCGGAAACCACCTATACCTGCCCGATGCACCCCCAGATCGTGCAGTCGGAGCCGGGCACCTGCCCCATCTGCCACATGGACCTGGTGCCTGTGTCGCAGAGCGGGGAAAAAGAGGGGGAACTGATGCTGAGCGAGCGGCAGATAGCGCTGGGCAACATCAAAACGGCGCGCATCACGCCGGGTGACGTAGCCAGCAACACGCTCCTGACAGGCAGGCTGGTGCTCGACGAGACACAGACAGACGTGGTGAGCAGCCGCGCACAGGGCCGCATCGAAAAATTATATATAAAGGAAAACGGGCAAACGGTGCAGAAAGGGCAGCCCCTATATGAGCTGTACTCCGAAGAACTCCTGACACTGCAGCGCGAGTACCTGCTGGCCCTGAAACAACACGAGGAACTGGGTAAGGAGAATCCGCGTTTCGCCTCATTCCTGGAGGCGGCCAGACAGAAGCTGCGGCTATATGGCCTCACCGAAGCCCAGGTCAGGAGCCTGGCCAAAACAGAAAACTTAGATGCGCGTGTTACCTTTGTGTCTCCCACCTCCGGCGTGGTGACGGAGGTGGCCGCTGCCGAGGGACAGTACATCGCCGAGGGAGCCGTGCTTTACCGGCTCGGGAAGCTGGATAAGATATGGGTGGAGGCCGAGTTGTACCCGCAGGAACTGGACAACGTGCAGGCGGGCGACCAGGTACAGGTGGCGGTGCAGGGGATTGCAGCGGGCGCGGTTCCGGCCAAGGTCACGTTCATCAGCCCAGAGTACAGGCAGGGCAGCCAGGTGGCGGTGCTGCGCGCCGAACTGCCGAACAAGGACGGGCAGTATTTGCCGGGCATGCAGGTCAACGTCACCCTGCCGGGGAAGAGTGGCACAGCCCTGGTTGTACCCACCGATGCCGTGGTTCGAGACGAGAACGGCAGCCATGTGTGGGTGCAGACGGGCGAGAACACGTTTCAGGCGCGCATGGTGACTTTGGGCGAGGCGGGCACGGATAACGTAGCCATCCTGAGTGGCGTCAAGGAGAATGACGAAGTAGTCACTTCAGGGGCCTATTTGCTTTACAGCGAGTTCGTGCTGAAAAAGGGGGCTGACCCCATGGCGGGCCATAACCATTAA
- a CDS encoding DUF3347 domain-containing protein: MKKRIFAVAVVAAFTFASCSSENTAETTGATATNQEGTGGDAATTATPASMVVETPDFESVAEPLQQQIDQLVSQYLELKDALVASDAAAAKAAATEVLTVAKAMPFATLTSDEKAYAEEKTATVISAAEAMAGASDIEAQREHLEHLSEAVFSLAKAFDAAGQTLYYQHCPMALNDKGAYWLSANKEIQNPYFGDKMLKCGSTEEVYKQ; this comes from the coding sequence ATGAAAAAGAGAATTTTCGCCGTAGCCGTAGTTGCTGCATTTACCTTTGCTTCCTGCTCATCAGAGAACACTGCCGAAACCACGGGGGCTACTGCCACGAACCAGGAAGGCACAGGCGGCGATGCCGCAACAACAGCCACGCCCGCCAGCATGGTGGTAGAAACGCCTGATTTCGAATCGGTGGCCGAACCCCTGCAGCAGCAGATAGACCAATTGGTGAGCCAGTACCTGGAGCTGAAAGACGCGCTGGTGGCATCTGATGCCGCTGCCGCCAAAGCCGCGGCCACCGAGGTGCTGACCGTTGCCAAAGCCATGCCGTTCGCCACGCTCACCAGCGATGAAAAAGCATACGCCGAGGAAAAAACCGCAACAGTAATCAGCGCCGCTGAGGCAATGGCGGGTGCTTCGGATATAGAGGCGCAGCGGGAGCACCTGGAGCACTTGTCAGAGGCTGTTTTCTCATTAGCCAAAGCCTTCGACGCCGCTGGCCAGACGCTCTATTACCAGCACTGCCCGATGGCGCTGAACGACAAAGGCGCCTACTGGCTGAGCGCAAACAAGGAGATCCAGAACCCCTACTTCGGCGACAAGATGCTGAAGTGCGGCAGCACCGAAGAAGTGTACAAGCAATAA
- a CDS encoding PQQ-dependent sugar dehydrogenase — protein sequence MKHFIKLSFLGVCLLLVSCHDDDFPVIVGNGDSIELELVADNLTAPVFLAQAPGDNRRLFVVDQIGEIRIIKDGALSETPFLDLKDKIVPLNPGYDERGLLGLAFHPDYAYNGRFFVYYSAPLRGSAPADFNHTSHISEFRMMPGNPDMADATSERLIMAVDQPQRNHNGGTLQFSPLDKHLYISLGDGGGANDVGVGHVEDWYAENAGGNGQDISQNLLGSILRINVNSGSPYGIPADNPFVGKEGLDEIYAFGFRNPYRYSFDRQTGMLLVGDAGQALYEEVSVVTKGGNYGWNVKEGRHCFNAADNMNPPADCPDVDIWGNVLIDPVIEFKNSSNFADGLGVVVVGGYVYRGSDQFYNLGGEYIFGVWSEGDGGSGGALYAANAKAGSPNWKFRKLAIDNHPQDELGHNLLGFGEDNDGELYVLTTDQTGPQGNTGKVFRVE from the coding sequence ATGAAACACTTTATCAAACTTTCCTTCCTCGGTGTCTGCCTTCTTCTTGTGTCCTGCCACGATGACGATTTTCCTGTGATTGTGGGAAACGGAGACTCCATTGAGCTGGAGTTAGTGGCGGATAACCTGACTGCTCCCGTGTTCCTGGCGCAGGCCCCCGGCGACAACCGGCGCCTCTTTGTGGTAGACCAGATAGGGGAGATCCGAATAATTAAAGACGGTGCCCTGAGTGAAACACCATTCCTCGACTTGAAGGACAAGATTGTGCCCCTAAACCCGGGCTACGACGAGCGCGGCCTGCTGGGACTTGCCTTCCACCCCGACTATGCCTACAACGGACGCTTCTTCGTGTACTACAGTGCGCCGCTGCGTGGTTCTGCCCCGGCAGACTTCAACCACACCAGTCATATATCGGAGTTCCGGATGATGCCTGGCAACCCTGACATGGCAGATGCAACTTCTGAGCGGCTTATCATGGCCGTGGACCAGCCGCAGCGAAACCACAACGGCGGCACATTGCAGTTCAGCCCCCTCGACAAGCACCTGTATATATCCCTGGGCGATGGCGGCGGCGCGAATGACGTGGGCGTGGGGCACGTGGAGGACTGGTACGCGGAGAATGCAGGCGGCAACGGGCAGGACATCTCCCAGAACCTGCTGGGAAGCATTTTGCGCATCAACGTGAACAGCGGCTCCCCCTATGGCATACCTGCCGACAATCCCTTTGTAGGCAAAGAGGGGCTGGATGAGATATACGCATTCGGTTTCCGCAACCCTTACCGCTACTCCTTCGACAGGCAGACAGGCATGCTGCTTGTGGGAGATGCCGGCCAGGCTTTGTATGAGGAGGTAAGTGTGGTAACCAAGGGCGGCAACTACGGCTGGAACGTGAAAGAAGGCCGCCACTGCTTTAATGCGGCGGATAACATGAACCCGCCTGCTGACTGCCCTGATGTAGACATCTGGGGGAACGTGCTGATTGACCCGGTAATCGAGTTTAAGAACAGCAGCAACTTTGCCGATGGCCTGGGAGTGGTTGTCGTGGGTGGCTACGTGTACAGGGGCAGCGACCAGTTCTACAACCTCGGGGGAGAATACATCTTTGGCGTGTGGTCTGAGGGGGATGGTGGAAGCGGCGGTGCCCTGTATGCCGCCAATGCAAAAGCCGGAAGCCCCAACTGGAAATTCCGCAAACTGGCTATCGACAACCATCCGCAGGACGAACTGGGGCACAACCTGCTGGGCTTTGGCGAGGACAACGACGGAGAACTTTATGTACTGACAACCGACCAAACCGGGCCGCAGGGCAATACCGGCAAGGTCTTCAGGGTTGAATAA
- a CDS encoding vitamin K epoxide reductase family protein: MKTETSAIDKIRNDSSEATNYRRQLAALSALGLADFSLISLFQLGYIRHMPDLPGEVFDTEQVNSSKAAVLLGMPDGVISLGSYAATMLLATAATRYKKPSRVLDVAMGGIVLGQAAGGALYLYNMAFVQKKVCIYCVAGALINFASLIPLRKLLKRRD; encoded by the coding sequence ATGAAAACAGAGACATCGGCCATCGACAAAATCAGAAACGACTCCTCCGAAGCCACCAATTACCGCCGCCAGTTAGCCGCCTTGTCTGCGCTGGGCCTGGCTGATTTCAGCCTGATATCCCTCTTCCAACTGGGCTATATCCGGCACATGCCCGACCTGCCGGGCGAGGTGTTCGACACGGAGCAAGTGAATTCTTCCAAAGCCGCGGTGCTGTTGGGCATGCCCGACGGCGTCATCAGTCTGGGCAGCTATGCCGCCACCATGCTGCTGGCCACTGCCGCTACCCGGTATAAGAAGCCCTCGCGCGTGCTGGATGTGGCCATGGGCGGCATAGTGCTGGGGCAGGCTGCAGGCGGCGCGCTCTACCTCTACAACATGGCTTTTGTGCAGAAAAAAGTGTGTATCTACTGCGTAGCCGGAGCCCTCATCAACTTTGCGTCCCTGATTCCATTGCGGAAGCTGTTGAAGCGGCGCGACTGA
- a CDS encoding SDR family oxidoreductase: MDNNNNGYKGVAVVTGSSAGLGRAIAREFALNGYDVALIARGIDGLEGAKKEVEALGRRAAYYALDVADADAVENAAAKIEEELGEIDVWVNNAMNSVFSPIKEMKAEEYKRVTEVTYLGQVYGTLSALKRMLPRDRGSIVLVGSALAYRGIPLQSAYCGAKHAIEGFYDSLRTELLHDKSNVQATMVQLPAMNTTQFGFVKSRLPNKPQPMGKIYQPEVAAKVIVYAAEHNRREYRVGYPTLKAIIGNKIAPWFADYVLAKNGYEGQQTNEPEDPNRRDNLWEPIPGDHGAHGTFDDQATYSSPQVWLSLNRDLLLQGALALGGVVLGGMLMKKWQDDD; the protein is encoded by the coding sequence ATGGATAACAACAACAATGGCTATAAGGGAGTGGCGGTCGTAACGGGTTCTTCTGCGGGCCTGGGCAGGGCGATTGCCCGCGAATTTGCTCTGAATGGATATGATGTGGCGCTGATTGCCCGTGGCATAGACGGGCTGGAGGGAGCCAAGAAAGAGGTGGAAGCCCTTGGACGCCGGGCTGCTTACTATGCGCTGGATGTGGCTGATGCGGACGCCGTGGAAAACGCGGCGGCCAAGATTGAGGAAGAACTGGGGGAGATTGACGTGTGGGTGAACAACGCCATGAACAGCGTGTTCAGCCCCATCAAAGAAATGAAGGCGGAGGAGTACAAGCGTGTGACCGAGGTGACTTACCTGGGGCAGGTATATGGCACGCTATCGGCGCTGAAGCGCATGCTGCCCCGCGACCGCGGCTCCATCGTGCTGGTGGGTTCGGCCCTCGCCTACCGCGGCATTCCGCTGCAGTCGGCCTACTGCGGCGCTAAGCACGCCATCGAAGGCTTCTACGACTCGCTGCGCACTGAGCTGCTGCACGACAAGAGCAATGTGCAGGCCACCATGGTGCAGCTACCCGCTATGAACACCACCCAGTTCGGCTTCGTGAAATCGCGGCTGCCCAACAAGCCGCAGCCAATGGGCAAGATTTACCAGCCGGAAGTGGCTGCCAAAGTGATTGTGTACGCCGCCGAGCACAACCGCCGCGAGTACCGTGTCGGCTACCCCACTTTGAAAGCCATCATCGGCAACAAGATAGCGCCGTGGTTTGCCGATTACGTGCTGGCCAAAAACGGCTACGAGGGGCAACAGACCAACGAGCCCGAAGACCCGAACCGCAGGGACAACCTCTGGGAGCCCATTCCCGGCGACCACGGCGCGCACGGCACCTTCGACGACCAGGCCACCTACTCCAGCCCGCAGGTGTGGCTCAGCCTGAACCGCGACCTGCTACTGCAGGGGGCACTGGCTTTGGGAGGCGTCGTGCTGGGCGGCATGTTGATGAAGAAGTGGCAGGACGATGATTAG
- a CDS encoding sialate O-acetylesterase, with translation MSLSSAGAVSVPSIFGSHMVLQQNAEVTVWGSGKPGEEVTVTGSWDNKPVTTKASNLAKWSVKLNTPAAGGPYTLTIKGHNTITLEDVLAGEVWLCSGQSNMEWSAAAGIDNGEQEVPKAMYPEIRFFSVAHQTADGPQLDVQGEWVVCTPETMKNFSAIGYFFGRELHQALDVPVGLINSSWGGTPAEVWVSPETVAQNPVLKQAAATQKEVPYGPVRPGKTYHAMIAPLTPFKIAGALWYQGESNTNAPEAYATMLPALINNWRSDWGYEFPFYFVQIAPYKGYGPEAGPLLRDSQRKSLRVPNTGMVVVSDIGNNDDIHPRNKLDVGKRLANLALNKTYGQTDRPASGPLFREMKVEGRKARLYFDYADKGLVRKGKELTNFEIAGEDGQFVKANAKIDGSTVVVQAKEVKKPVAVRFEWSNTVTPTLFNKAGLPASSFRTDSATAQVGEAKR, from the coding sequence TTGAGCCTAAGTAGCGCGGGGGCTGTCTCGGTGCCCTCCATCTTCGGGAGCCACATGGTGCTGCAGCAAAATGCGGAGGTAACGGTATGGGGCTCTGGCAAACCGGGGGAGGAAGTGACCGTGACGGGAAGCTGGGACAACAAACCCGTCACCACCAAGGCCAGCAACCTGGCGAAGTGGTCGGTAAAGCTGAACACCCCAGCCGCAGGAGGCCCCTACACCCTAACCATCAAAGGCCATAACACCATCACGCTGGAGGACGTGCTGGCAGGTGAGGTGTGGCTCTGCTCGGGCCAGTCGAACATGGAGTGGTCGGCGGCGGCAGGGATTGACAACGGGGAGCAGGAGGTGCCGAAGGCCATGTATCCGGAGATTCGCTTTTTCAGCGTGGCCCACCAGACCGCCGACGGCCCGCAACTCGACGTGCAGGGCGAGTGGGTGGTCTGTACCCCGGAAACGATGAAGAACTTCAGCGCCATCGGTTATTTTTTCGGAAGGGAGCTGCACCAGGCGCTGGATGTGCCGGTGGGGCTGATCAACAGCAGCTGGGGCGGCACGCCGGCCGAGGTGTGGGTGAGCCCGGAGACAGTTGCCCAAAACCCGGTGCTGAAGCAGGCGGCGGCCACGCAGAAAGAGGTGCCCTACGGGCCGGTGCGGCCGGGCAAAACCTACCACGCCATGATAGCGCCGCTTACTCCTTTTAAAATTGCCGGGGCGCTCTGGTACCAGGGCGAGTCGAACACGAATGCCCCTGAGGCATACGCCACCATGCTGCCGGCACTCATCAACAACTGGCGCAGCGACTGGGGCTACGAGTTTCCGTTCTATTTTGTGCAGATAGCGCCTTACAAGGGCTACGGCCCCGAGGCAGGACCGCTGCTGCGCGACTCCCAGCGCAAAAGCCTGCGGGTTCCCAACACGGGCATGGTAGTGGTCAGCGACATCGGCAACAACGACGACATCCACCCCAGAAACAAATTGGACGTGGGTAAGCGCCTGGCCAACCTGGCCCTGAATAAAACCTACGGCCAAACAGACCGCCCCGCCTCCGGTCCGCTGTTCCGCGAGATGAAAGTGGAAGGCAGGAAAGCAAGGCTGTACTTCGACTATGCCGACAAAGGACTGGTGCGCAAGGGCAAAGAGCTGACCAACTTTGAGATAGCCGGAGAAGACGGCCAGTTCGTGAAAGCCAATGCAAAGATAGACGGCAGCACGGTGGTAGTGCAGGCGAAGGAAGTAAAGAAGCCAGTGGCGGTGCGCTTCGAGTGGAGCAATACGGTAACGCCGACCCTCTTCAACAAAGCAGGTCTTCCGGCTTCCTCTTTCAGAACCGACAGCGCCACGGCGCAAGTAGGAGAGGCGAAGCGTTAA
- a CDS encoding glycoside hydrolase family 9 protein, whose translation MHHPTFTRFIYGLSALFLFSCSSAQQESGETAQVAQQQLTESIRLNQVGFYPNATKVAVVVGEHSGGAFYVKTADQQQTVYTGQLTDMKPGEFSNRPTRIADFSEFKEKGNYVLAIPGVGHSYPFEIGQDIHREAAAASIKGFYYQRMSTDLPETYAGKWARAAGHPDTEVLIHPSAASEQRPAASKISAPRGWYDAGDYNKYIVNSGITTGTLLSAYEDFPEFYKTLELNIPESGNQVPDILDEALWNLRWMLAMQDSNDGGVYHKLTNPSFDGMVMPAEATNPRYVVQKGTAATLDFAAVMAQASRVFRNYEKEFPGLADSARTAAVKAWNWAQQNPNVVYDQNSMNEQFKPEVSTGAYGDKEFQDEFIWAASELYATTKDDSYYKAVNMLPDTEMPLPSWPQVRLLGYYTLARFADELTPAAQQDLPEIKKRIIAFADEMIYGVSERTYRTVMGKTEKDYIWGSSAVAANQGIALLQAYQLTSDKKYIDAALANLDYLLGRNATGYSFLTGFGDKPIMHPHHRPSVADGIEEPVPGLLSGGPNARADKQDNCTTYTTAFADEMFTDNDCSYASNEIAINWNAPFVYLAGAIEALQEKAAL comes from the coding sequence ATGCACCATCCGACTTTTACTCGATTTATATATGGCCTGTCTGCCTTGTTCCTTTTTTCCTGCTCCAGCGCGCAGCAGGAGTCCGGGGAGACGGCGCAGGTGGCGCAGCAGCAGTTGACTGAAAGTATCCGCCTGAACCAGGTAGGTTTTTACCCGAACGCCACCAAAGTGGCCGTGGTGGTGGGAGAGCACAGCGGCGGTGCATTCTACGTGAAAACAGCCGACCAGCAGCAGACCGTATATACCGGCCAGCTCACCGACATGAAACCCGGTGAATTCTCGAACAGGCCCACCCGTATCGCAGACTTTTCGGAGTTCAAAGAGAAAGGAAACTACGTGCTTGCCATTCCAGGCGTCGGGCATTCTTACCCCTTCGAGATTGGGCAGGACATACACCGGGAGGCGGCCGCGGCTTCCATCAAAGGGTTCTACTATCAGCGGATGTCCACGGATTTGCCGGAAACCTATGCGGGCAAATGGGCGCGCGCGGCAGGCCACCCCGACACCGAGGTGCTGATACACCCTTCTGCCGCTTCGGAGCAACGGCCGGCAGCCTCCAAGATATCTGCCCCGCGCGGCTGGTACGACGCCGGCGACTACAACAAGTACATCGTCAATTCCGGCATCACGACGGGCACGCTGCTGTCGGCCTACGAGGATTTCCCGGAGTTTTACAAAACGCTGGAACTGAACATACCGGAGAGCGGCAACCAGGTGCCGGACATTTTGGATGAGGCGCTCTGGAACCTGCGCTGGATGCTGGCCATGCAGGACTCGAACGACGGCGGCGTGTACCATAAACTGACTAACCCGAGTTTCGATGGCATGGTGATGCCTGCCGAGGCGACCAACCCGCGCTACGTGGTGCAGAAAGGCACCGCCGCCACCCTCGATTTCGCTGCGGTGATGGCCCAGGCAAGCCGCGTCTTCCGCAACTACGAAAAGGAGTTTCCGGGCCTGGCCGACTCTGCCCGCACGGCTGCCGTGAAAGCCTGGAACTGGGCGCAGCAAAATCCGAATGTGGTGTATGACCAGAACAGCATGAACGAGCAGTTTAAGCCGGAGGTCTCTACCGGGGCTTATGGCGACAAGGAATTCCAGGATGAGTTTATCTGGGCCGCCTCGGAACTATATGCCACCACCAAAGACGACAGCTACTACAAAGCCGTGAACATGCTGCCGGATACGGAAATGCCATTGCCATCGTGGCCGCAGGTGCGGCTGCTGGGTTACTACACCCTCGCCCGCTTCGCCGATGAACTGACGCCCGCTGCGCAACAAGACCTGCCGGAGATAAAGAAGCGAATTATCGCTTTTGCCGATGAGATGATATACGGCGTCTCCGAACGCACGTACCGCACCGTGATGGGCAAAACGGAGAAGGATTATATATGGGGCAGCAGCGCCGTGGCCGCCAACCAGGGCATCGCCCTCCTCCAGGCCTACCAACTCACCAGCGATAAAAAGTATATCGACGCCGCGCTGGCTAACCTCGACTACCTGCTGGGCCGCAACGCCACCGGCTACTCTTTCCTGACCGGCTTCGGCGACAAACCCATTATGCACCCGCACCACCGTCCTTCCGTGGCGGATGGGATAGAAGAACCTGTGCCGGGCCTGCTCTCCGGCGGGCCAAACGCGCGGGCCGACAAGCAGGACAACTGCACCACCTACACGACTGCCTTCGCGGATGAGATGTTCACCGACAACGACTGCTCCTACGCCTCCAACGAAATCGCCATCAACTGGAACGCACCCTTCGTGTACCTGGCAGGCGCGATAGAGGCGCTGCAGGAGAAGGCTGCGTTGTAG
- a CDS encoding vanadium-dependent haloperoxidase — translation MRKLLPLFFILVYMAGCKAPDQQPLQFRSEHISGVLAEMTDMMVNDVTNPPLAARFYSYATLAGYEVVSQNDSARQSMHGILNEYPKIEKPAGLTNYSTELSALLAMMETAKKMQPSGPVLDAYEQQFLDSCRTAGVPEEVIANSLSYAQHISKAILAYAKADKYNRISNYARYTPFEEEGSWHPTPPAFFAPVEPYFNTVRSFTLDTCAQFQPAPPVAFSKDKDSEFYRLMAQCQQKGSNGLTEEEQQIAAFWDCNPFALQDNGHLMVGMKKISPGAHWLGIAGIACKQADKSFSEAMEINTMVSVALMDGFISCWDEKFRSNRIRPETAIRKYMDTSWKPFLQTPPFPEYLSGHSTISAASEVVLTHYFGENFSYTDTVEVRFGLPARKFESFRQAAIEAGLSRFYGGIHFMDAIDNGRAQGLQVGEWVLQKVGRQPAAQARELAQQ, via the coding sequence ATGAGAAAATTACTGCCCCTCTTTTTCATCCTGGTATATATGGCTGGCTGCAAAGCGCCGGACCAGCAACCGCTTCAATTCCGAAGCGAACATATCAGCGGCGTGCTGGCTGAAATGACGGACATGATGGTGAACGATGTGACCAATCCGCCCTTGGCGGCGCGGTTTTACTCCTATGCCACGCTGGCCGGTTACGAGGTGGTGTCGCAGAACGACAGTGCCCGCCAGAGCATGCACGGCATTCTAAATGAATACCCGAAAATTGAGAAACCCGCCGGACTGACGAACTACTCCACGGAGCTGAGCGCGCTGCTCGCCATGATGGAGACGGCCAAGAAAATGCAGCCTTCCGGCCCGGTGCTGGATGCCTACGAGCAGCAATTCCTCGATTCGTGCCGCACCGCCGGTGTGCCGGAGGAGGTGATTGCCAACTCCCTGAGCTATGCCCAGCACATCAGCAAAGCCATCCTGGCCTACGCCAAGGCCGACAAGTACAACCGCATCAGCAACTACGCCCGCTACACGCCTTTCGAGGAAGAGGGCTCCTGGCACCCGACGCCGCCTGCCTTTTTCGCTCCGGTAGAGCCATATTTCAACACCGTCCGCTCCTTCACCCTCGACACCTGCGCCCAGTTTCAGCCAGCGCCTCCGGTGGCTTTCTCAAAAGATAAAGACTCTGAGTTTTACAGGCTGATGGCACAGTGCCAGCAAAAAGGCAGCAACGGCCTGACAGAAGAGGAGCAGCAGATAGCCGCCTTCTGGGACTGCAACCCCTTCGCGCTGCAGGACAACGGCCACCTGATGGTGGGGATGAAAAAGATATCGCCGGGCGCGCACTGGCTGGGCATTGCCGGCATCGCCTGCAAACAGGCCGACAAGAGTTTTTCGGAGGCCATGGAAATCAACACGATGGTGTCTGTAGCCTTGATGGATGGCTTCATCTCCTGCTGGGACGAGAAGTTCCGGAGCAACCGCATCCGCCCCGAAACGGCCATCCGGAAGTATATGGACACCTCCTGGAAGCCGTTTTTGCAGACGCCCCCTTTCCCGGAGTACCTGAGCGGCCACTCGACCATTTCGGCTGCGTCGGAGGTAGTGCTGACGCACTATTTCGGTGAAAATTTCAGCTATACCGATACCGTGGAAGTGCGCTTTGGCCTGCCCGCCCGCAAATTCGAGTCTTTCCGGCAGGCGGCCATCGAGGCAGGCCTTTCCCGTTTTTATGGCGGGATACACTTCATGGACGCCATCGACAACGGGCGTGCGCAGGGGCTGCAGGTAGGCGAGTGGGTGCTGCAGAAAGTCGGCAGACAGCCCGCCGCACAGGCGCGCGAGCTTGCCCAGCAGTAA